In the genome of Halobacterium noricense, one region contains:
- a CDS encoding NADPH:quinone reductase produces MRAVRLQEHGDPDVMHVEDVDRPSPDAGELRIEVAAAGVNPVDTYYREGSYEPVGLPFTPGVDYAGTVAEVGEGVDAFEVGDRVYGTGIGNSAHQGAYAEYATVPTDRTVALPDGADIVEAGAAGVAAVTAWRALVDHAALDPAEYALVHGGSGGVGHAAVQIADAVSARVLTTARPEYHDDVSALGADTVLDYTRHDLEDAVVSASEGGVDVVLDHRLDDYLQFDADVAAHDARVIGIGENSPDPGFTNDTAARKKDVTYQFMSMFNTPDLRVPLRGVAHLMATDELSIELAETYDLDEAADAHRDMLTESYLGKLVVTP; encoded by the coding sequence ATGCGAGCAGTCCGCTTACAGGAACACGGCGACCCGGATGTCATGCACGTCGAGGACGTCGACCGACCATCTCCCGACGCAGGGGAACTCCGCATCGAGGTGGCAGCTGCGGGGGTCAACCCCGTGGACACGTACTACCGTGAGGGGTCGTACGAGCCGGTCGGACTCCCGTTCACGCCGGGCGTCGACTACGCCGGCACCGTCGCCGAGGTCGGTGAGGGCGTCGACGCGTTCGAAGTCGGCGACCGCGTCTACGGCACGGGTATCGGGAACAGCGCACATCAGGGCGCGTACGCGGAGTACGCGACCGTCCCGACGGACCGCACTGTCGCGCTGCCGGACGGCGCGGACATCGTCGAAGCGGGCGCGGCGGGTGTCGCGGCTGTCACGGCGTGGCGCGCGCTCGTCGACCACGCTGCTCTCGACCCCGCCGAGTACGCGCTCGTCCACGGCGGCTCCGGTGGTGTCGGGCACGCTGCCGTCCAGATTGCGGACGCGGTGAGCGCGCGCGTGCTCACGACGGCGCGACCGGAGTACCACGACGACGTCAGTGCGCTCGGTGCCGACACTGTCCTCGACTACACGCGCCACGACCTCGAAGACGCCGTCGTGTCGGCCTCCGAGGGCGGCGTCGACGTCGTCCTCGACCACCGCCTCGACGACTACCTCCAGTTCGACGCGGACGTCGCCGCGCACGACGCTCGCGTCATCGGCATCGGCGAGAACAGTCCCGACCCCGGGTTCACGAACGACACCGCGGCCCGCAAGAAGGACGTCACCTACCAGTTCATGAGCATGTTCAACACGCCGGACCTGCGCGTGCCGTTGCGCGGCGTCGCGCACCTCATGGCGACCGACGAACTCTCCATCGAGCTCGCGGAGACGTACGACCTCGACGAGGCCGCCGACGCCCACCGCGACATGCTCACCGAGAGCTACCTCGGGAAGCTCGTCGTCACGCCCTGA
- a CDS encoding aldo/keto reductase, with protein MSDSDDGLGFVQFGDTGLQTSELQFGTWRFGKETEEGNVEIGEKRAKKLLDAYADAGGRYIDTADVYGGGKSEEWIGDWLADRDRERYTIASKIYWQIREGDPNSRGNNRKNIRDRVDAILDRLDTDYIDVLYIHRWDDQTPTRELMRTLNGLVEAGKVHYIGASTLRPNAWKVAQANELARSEGWEPFTVLQPRYNLVDREIEGDYLEMARSEGLAVCPWSPLGQGFLTGKYDREDGLTGESRASESSRFEENYLTEENFAVHDVLDEVADEVDASPAQVSLAWLTHRDGVTAPIVGARTVDQLEENLAAAAINLSDEQVDRLTEAKEGPYAGL; from the coding sequence ATGAGTGACTCCGACGACGGGCTCGGGTTCGTGCAGTTCGGCGACACCGGCCTCCAGACCAGCGAGTTGCAGTTCGGGACGTGGCGATTCGGCAAGGAAACTGAGGAGGGGAACGTCGAAATCGGCGAGAAGCGCGCGAAGAAACTGCTGGACGCGTACGCCGACGCGGGCGGGCGCTACATCGACACGGCGGACGTCTACGGCGGCGGGAAGAGCGAGGAGTGGATCGGCGACTGGCTCGCCGACCGCGACCGCGAGCGCTACACCATCGCCTCCAAGATTTACTGGCAGATTCGAGAAGGTGACCCGAACAGCCGCGGGAACAACCGAAAGAACATTCGTGACCGCGTGGACGCCATCCTCGACCGCCTCGACACGGACTACATCGACGTGCTGTACATCCACCGCTGGGACGACCAGACGCCGACGCGGGAACTGATGCGGACGCTGAACGGTCTCGTCGAGGCCGGGAAGGTCCACTACATCGGCGCGTCGACGCTGCGCCCGAACGCGTGGAAAGTCGCGCAGGCGAACGAACTCGCGCGCAGCGAGGGCTGGGAGCCGTTCACGGTGCTCCAGCCGCGGTACAACCTCGTCGACCGCGAAATCGAGGGAGACTACCTGGAGATGGCCCGCAGCGAGGGGCTAGCAGTCTGCCCGTGGAGCCCGCTCGGCCAGGGCTTCCTCACCGGGAAGTACGACCGCGAGGACGGACTCACCGGGGAATCACGGGCCAGTGAATCCTCGCGATTCGAGGAGAACTACCTCACCGAGGAGAACTTCGCAGTCCACGACGTGCTCGACGAGGTTGCCGACGAAGTCGACGCGTCGCCCGCGCAGGTCTCGCTCGCGTGGCTGACTCATCGCGACGGTGTCACTGCACCTATCGTCGGCGCGCGCACCGTCGACCAACTGGAGGAGAATCTCGCGGCCGCGGCCATCAATCTCTCCGACGAGCAGGTC
- a CDS encoding zinc-dependent alcohol dehydrogenase family protein translates to MRAAVLQEYGEPLVVEEVPDPDLDPHGVVVSVDACGICRSDWHAWKGHGEWADDQVDRGQILGHEPAGTVVEVGDDVDSIAVGDRVAVPFNLGEGACPQCRRGHGNVCEDGYALGFEHDAQGAFAERVHVPHADFNATAVPEDVPMEAVAALGCRYATAFHALAHRADVAGGDWVAVHGCGGLGLAGIQIATALGAGVVAVDVREEPLALAEQVGAVETVRSDRVESVPKRIAELTDGGAHVSMDALGRAETCRNSVDCLRTRGTHVQVGLTTEAEKGEVSLPVDEITRWDVSVLGSRGMPPSRYDELLRMIASGRLHPGKLVTERVSLEAVSDRLAAMTEYETSGIELVTEF, encoded by the coding sequence ATGCGCGCAGCAGTCCTACAGGAGTACGGGGAGCCGTTGGTGGTCGAGGAGGTGCCGGACCCCGATTTGGACCCCCACGGGGTCGTCGTCTCAGTCGACGCGTGTGGTATCTGTCGGAGTGACTGGCACGCCTGGAAGGGGCACGGCGAGTGGGCCGACGACCAGGTCGACCGCGGGCAGATTCTCGGCCACGAACCCGCGGGCACGGTCGTCGAAGTCGGCGACGACGTGGACAGCATCGCCGTCGGCGACCGCGTCGCGGTTCCCTTCAACCTCGGTGAGGGAGCGTGTCCGCAGTGCCGGCGCGGCCACGGGAACGTCTGCGAGGACGGCTACGCGCTCGGGTTCGAACACGACGCACAGGGCGCGTTCGCCGAGCGCGTCCACGTACCACACGCGGACTTCAACGCCACCGCCGTCCCCGAAGACGTGCCGATGGAGGCGGTGGCGGCGTTGGGCTGCCGGTACGCCACGGCGTTCCACGCGCTCGCCCACCGTGCGGATGTCGCGGGCGGCGACTGGGTGGCCGTCCACGGCTGCGGCGGCCTCGGACTCGCTGGGATCCAGATTGCGACTGCACTCGGAGCCGGCGTGGTCGCCGTCGACGTGCGGGAGGAACCGCTCGCGCTCGCCGAACAGGTCGGCGCTGTAGAGACCGTGCGCTCGGACCGCGTCGAGTCGGTGCCCAAGCGCATCGCGGAGTTGACCGACGGCGGCGCGCACGTCTCGATGGACGCGCTCGGGCGTGCGGAGACCTGCCGGAACAGCGTCGACTGCCTCCGCACGCGCGGCACGCACGTCCAGGTCGGGTTGACGACCGAAGCCGAGAAGGGCGAAGTTTCGCTCCCCGTCGACGAGATCACGCGCTGGGACGTCTCCGTGCTCGGGTCGCGCGGAATGCCGCCCTCGCGGTACGACGAACTCCTGCGGATGATTGCCTCGGGACGGCTCCATCCCGGCAAACTCGTCACCGAGCGGGTTTCCCTCGAAGCTGTCTCTGACCGGTTGGCGGCGATGACCGAGTACGAAACCAGCGGTATCGAACTCGTCACGGAGTTCTAG
- a CDS encoding DoxX family protein: MALALDTALLIVGRILFGGVLAFTGFGHFTQTEQMASYAEYKGLPAPKLSVLTSGALLVLGGLGVIVGIFPVVAAIALAAFLVVSAVVMHDFWAVPEDQRQDEVNSFLKNVSLAGGSLVVAAVASGGWTLSIGVGLF, from the coding sequence ATGGCGCTCGCACTCGACACGGCCCTCCTAATCGTCGGCCGCATCCTCTTCGGTGGCGTCCTCGCGTTCACCGGCTTCGGTCACTTCACGCAGACCGAACAGATGGCCAGCTACGCCGAGTACAAGGGCCTCCCCGCGCCGAAGCTCTCGGTCCTCACCTCCGGCGCACTCCTCGTCCTCGGCGGCTTGGGCGTCATCGTCGGCATCTTCCCGGTCGTCGCCGCAATCGCGCTCGCGGCGTTCCTCGTCGTCTCGGCGGTCGTCATGCACGACTTCTGGGCGGTCCCCGAGGACCAGCGACAGGACGAAGTGAACAGTTTCCTGAAGAACGTCTCCCTCGCGGGCGGGTCGCTCGTCGTCGCAGCGGTCGCCAGCGGCGGCTGGACGCTCAGCATCGGCGTCGGACTCTTCTAA